The DNA sequence CCTCGCGCCCAGCGCCTCGTGGGTGGTGCCCGCGCTGGTCGTCGCTGCCGGTGCGGCGCTCGCCTGGAGCCAGCTGGCCGAGGTCGCCCGGGCCGGCGCGAGCCCGACCCGCCGGGGCGCGGTGGTGGCGCGGGTCGGTGCCGGCGTGGCGCTCGCCGTCGTGGGCGCGTTGCTGCTCGTCGGCCGGGGCGAGAACCCCTGGGTCCTGCTCAGCGGCGCCGCCGCGGGGCTGGCCATCGTCTTCGGCGTCGCCGTCGTCCTCGCCCCCCTGCTCCTGCGCCTGGTCCGGGAGCTGGGCGCCGAACGGGTCGCCCGCGCCCGGGAGGCCGAGCGGGCCGACATCGCCGCGCACCTGCACGACTCGGTGCTCCAGACCCTGTCGATGATCCGTGCGCGCGCCGGGGACAACGAGGAGGTGGCGCGCCTGGCCCGCGCCCAGGAGCGCGAGCTGCGCGACTGGCTCTACACCGACCGGCCCGAACCTGGGACCTCCACCGCGGCCGTGGTGCGCCAGGTGGCCGCCGAGGTCGAGGACCTGCGCGGGGTGCCGATCGAGGTGGTCACCGCCGGTGACGCCGAGCCGGGCCCGGAGACGGCCGTCCTCGCCGCCGCCGCGCGGGAGGCCCTCGCGAACGCGGTGGCCCACGGCCGGCCGCCGGTCAGCCTCTACGTCGAGGTGGGTCCCGAGGCGGTCGAGGTCTTCGTGCGCGACCGGGGCGACGGCTTCGACCCGTCGGCCGTCCCCGCCGACCGGCACGGCGTGCGCGAGTCCATCGTCGGTCGGATGGCCCGGCACGGGGGCCGGGCCGTGGTCCGGTCACGCGCGACGGGCACCGAGGTCCACCTGGTCATGCCGAGGAAGGAACAGTCATGAGCGAGCAGCCGGGGATCCGCGTCCTCATCGTCGAC is a window from the Georgenia muralis genome containing:
- a CDS encoding ATP-binding protein, whose product is MSAAVPSVRVPLRRPRDGRAVAGVCAGVAAHLGLPVTTTRWIFVLASFVAGAGVAMYLWLWVTVPATDGSGAAGQRLAPRLRLGTLSGPARDVAIAVVLLATAGMLLLWRADLAPSASWVVPALVVAAGAALAWSQLAEVARAGASPTRRGAVVARVGAGVALAVVGALLLVGRGENPWVLLSGAAAGLAIVFGVAVVLAPLLLRLVRELGAERVARAREAERADIAAHLHDSVLQTLSMIRARAGDNEEVARLARAQERELRDWLYTDRPEPGTSTAAVVRQVAAEVEDLRGVPIEVVTAGDAEPGPETAVLAAAAREALANAVAHGRPPVSLYVEVGPEAVEVFVRDRGDGFDPSAVPADRHGVRESIVGRMARHGGRAVVRSRATGTEVHLVMPRKEQS